A single Dechloromonas denitrificans DNA region contains:
- a CDS encoding flagellin, translating into MAQQINTNLYSLNAQRNLNKNALGLSSAIERLSSGLRINSAKDDAAGLAVSLNMDAEARGISAKIRNNSDLISQAQVADGALQVVGDILLRMSELESQAGSTTLTSTDKGYINSEFTALSASMATIQTAATLNGQTSFAQGITSVASVSTTVGASAANITAALGSVAASRATAGAVMNNLQFQIQSQEANYENQMAAKTRIVAADFAQETANLARSQILQQAGTAMVAQANQIPQNVLSLLR; encoded by the coding sequence ATGGCACAACAAATTAACACCAACCTGTATTCGCTGAACGCCCAACGCAACCTGAACAAGAATGCCCTGGGTTTGTCATCGGCCATTGAACGCTTGTCGTCTGGCCTGCGAATCAACTCGGCAAAAGACGATGCAGCCGGTCTTGCCGTTTCGCTGAACATGGATGCTGAAGCACGTGGCATTTCAGCCAAAATCCGCAACAATTCCGATTTGATTTCCCAGGCGCAAGTCGCCGACGGTGCTCTGCAAGTGGTTGGCGACATTCTGCTGCGCATGTCCGAACTGGAATCCCAAGCAGGCAGCACGACGCTGACCTCAACCGACAAGGGTTACATCAACTCTGAATTTACCGCCCTGTCGGCCTCGATGGCCACCATCCAGACTGCCGCCACGCTGAACGGTCAAACGTCCTTCGCCCAAGGCATCACCAGCGTAGCTTCGGTCTCCACTACGGTGGGCGCTTCGGCGGCGAACATTACCGCCGCACTCGGTTCGGTTGCTGCATCGCGAGCCACTGCCGGTGCCGTGATGAACAATCTGCAGTTCCAGATTCAATCGCAAGAAGCCAACTACGAAAACCAGATGGCTGCGAAGACCCGGATCGTGGCTGCCGACTTTGCTCAGGAAACGGCTAACCTGGCCCGCTCGCAGATCCTCCAGCAAGCAGGTACCGCAATGGTGGCTCAAGCGAATCAGATTCCGCAGAACGTTCTCTCGCTCCTGCGATAA
- the fliS gene encoding flagellar export chaperone FliS has product MFSNPIASYKQMDSEADIRGSDPHRLILLLFEGANVALDQAKAKMGINDYPGKSDAIVKAIAIIADGLSASLNVEAGGELAINLKAIYDYMIQRLIHANVHMDVPAVDEVQALLEEIGGAWREMGQNIKNGGGQNL; this is encoded by the coding sequence ATGTTTTCAAACCCGATCGCGTCATACAAGCAAATGGACAGTGAAGCAGACATTCGCGGCTCCGATCCCCATCGACTGATCCTTCTACTGTTTGAGGGCGCCAATGTTGCCTTGGATCAGGCCAAGGCGAAGATGGGGATAAATGACTACCCGGGCAAATCGGACGCCATCGTCAAGGCCATCGCCATCATCGCCGATGGATTGTCCGCCAGTCTGAACGTCGAAGCCGGCGGCGAACTGGCGATCAACCTGAAGGCGATTTACGACTACATGATCCAGCGCCTCATCCATGCCAATGTGCACATGGATGTGCCCGCCGTCGATGAAGTGCAAGCCCTGCTCGAAGAAATTGGTGGCGCCTGGCGCGAGATGGGCCAGAACATCAAAAATGGGGGTGGCCAAAATCTCTAG
- a CDS encoding tetratricopeptide repeat protein yields the protein MQPTADELGCLAGFYSRADFIGLEAESRQLLTRYPDVGFLWQVLGVALNAQKKDGLAALQKAVGLLPYDAEAHNNLGNALKDAGRLGEAEASYRQALVLKAGDPVTHYNLGVVLQEQGRWAEAEAAYRQAVLLRPDFAQAYYNLGTVLEDQGRLAAAERCYRQAINLAPEMIDAHYNLGTTLREMGNLDAAGAAFRHVLQQQPDYLDALGSLLFIENYRPGSVATGQCQDVRRYGALVSAKAQGGYTAWQCAAAPQRLRVGLVSGDLRDHSVGHFLEGFLQQIDPARIELLAYPTHREFSDLSVRIKPYFAGWYSLVGLSDEAAARRIHADGVHVLVDLSGHTGHNRLPVFAWKPAPVQASWLGYCASTGVAEIDYYIADGETLPVAQEAAFTEQIWRLPASYLCFSQPAEPVEVNTLPALANGHLTFGSFNNLSKMTSEVVALWAQLLHALPDSRLLLKAKQLGEASTRDQVLAQYAAHDIGPERLLLEGPIQGRSGHLAAYQQVDIGLDPFPYNGVTTTMEALWMGVPVLTLSGERFLARQGVGILTHAGLPEWIAADGAELVAKARAQSRNLPALAVLRTGLRERLLASPLLDTQGFARDFENALWGMWQKRQDATPVGRPDALPLADASPLYPAELSALSSLFAAGRYRPLENRARLLLRQNPTAGPVWKALGLALDAQGQDSLSAMRRAVELLPDDAEAHNNLGLALNKIGCLDQAESMYRAAIAISSDYAMGHLNLGSLLRGRGHFAEAETCFRQALQARPDYAEAHYALGLVLHEQNRLDTAEVNLRQAIRLDPGHGEAYSCLAVILQGKGRLEEAEAACRKALAINPRLVEAHNNLGLVCIVSGRVAEAVAAFQHALELDPGFSDAFSNLLFAYNYSHLYGPERCLAEAQRYGALVAGKARPYVAWSCPSTPTRLRVGLVSGDLRDHPVGHFLESVVKALDSERIELIAYPTHHEVSPLTRRIQPCFAAWKPLHGLSDEAAARLIHDDGLHLLIDLAGHTAHNRLPVFAWKPAPVQASWLGYFATTGVAAIDYLLADAVGVPADQRGQFTEEIVYLPDTRLCFTPPDRAPAVAPSPGLANGYVTFGCFQNLTKITDPVLAVWSRILSALPTARLRLQNRQLGDAVVREQLQQRLRQQGIEPSRVALLEPVSRAEYLAAHGDVDCLLDTFPYPGGTTTCEALWMGVPTLTLAGDGLLARQGASLLTAAGLPGWVAATADAYVAKAIAQADDLAGLAALRAELRGRVGGSPLIDAPRFARNLEAACWAMWQKYKNTERNGQ from the coding sequence ATGCAACCGACAGCGGATGAATTGGGATGTTTGGCGGGTTTCTATTCGCGCGCCGATTTTATTGGCCTCGAAGCCGAATCCAGGCAGCTGCTGACGCGCTACCCAGACGTCGGCTTCTTGTGGCAGGTGCTGGGCGTTGCGCTCAATGCGCAGAAGAAGGACGGGCTGGCCGCACTGCAAAAGGCCGTAGGCTTGCTGCCGTACGATGCCGAGGCGCACAACAACCTGGGCAATGCGCTGAAGGATGCCGGGCGGCTGGGCGAGGCGGAAGCGAGCTATCGGCAGGCGTTGGTGCTGAAGGCGGGCGATCCGGTGACCCACTACAATTTGGGGGTGGTGTTGCAGGAACAGGGGCGCTGGGCCGAGGCTGAGGCCGCTTACCGGCAGGCCGTGTTGCTGCGGCCTGACTTCGCCCAAGCGTATTACAACTTGGGAACCGTGCTCGAAGATCAGGGCCGGCTTGCTGCCGCCGAGCGATGCTACCGGCAGGCGATCAACCTGGCGCCCGAGATGATCGACGCCCATTACAACTTGGGCACGACGTTGCGCGAAATGGGCAATCTCGACGCTGCAGGGGCGGCATTCCGGCATGTGCTGCAGCAACAGCCCGACTACCTTGATGCACTGGGTAGCCTGCTGTTCATCGAGAACTATCGTCCGGGCTCGGTTGCAACTGGGCAGTGCCAGGATGTGCGCCGCTATGGTGCGCTGGTATCGGCGAAAGCGCAGGGTGGTTACACGGCATGGCAGTGCGCGGCGGCGCCGCAGCGGCTGCGGGTCGGGCTGGTGTCGGGGGATCTGCGCGACCACTCGGTTGGGCATTTCCTCGAAGGCTTCCTGCAGCAAATCGATCCAGCCCGGATCGAACTGCTGGCCTACCCGACGCACCGGGAATTCAGCGACCTGAGCGTGCGCATCAAACCCTATTTCGCCGGCTGGTATTCGCTGGTCGGGCTCTCCGACGAAGCCGCCGCCCGGCGCATCCACGCCGACGGCGTGCACGTCCTGGTCGACCTGTCCGGCCACACCGGGCACAACCGGCTGCCGGTCTTCGCCTGGAAACCGGCACCGGTCCAGGCCAGCTGGCTCGGCTACTGCGCCAGCACCGGCGTCGCCGAAATCGACTATTACATCGCCGACGGCGAAACCCTGCCGGTTGCGCAAGAAGCCGCCTTCACCGAACAAATCTGGCGGCTACCGGCCAGCTACCTGTGCTTCTCGCAGCCGGCCGAGCCGGTCGAAGTCAATACCCTGCCGGCGCTGGCCAACGGCCACCTCACCTTCGGCTCGTTCAACAACCTGAGCAAGATGACGAGCGAAGTCGTCGCGCTCTGGGCGCAGCTCCTGCACGCCCTGCCGGACAGCCGGCTGCTGCTCAAAGCCAAGCAACTCGGCGAAGCCTCGACGCGCGACCAAGTGCTCGCCCAGTACGCGGCGCATGACATCGGCCCCGAACGACTGCTGCTGGAAGGCCCGATTCAAGGGCGCAGCGGGCATCTCGCCGCCTACCAGCAGGTAGACATCGGACTCGACCCCTTCCCGTACAACGGCGTCACGACGACGATGGAAGCGCTGTGGATGGGCGTGCCGGTCCTGACGCTGAGCGGCGAACGCTTTCTCGCCCGGCAGGGCGTCGGTATCCTGACGCATGCCGGCCTGCCCGAGTGGATTGCCGCCGACGGCGCCGAACTGGTCGCCAAGGCGCGGGCGCAAAGCCGCAATCTGCCGGCCCTGGCAGTGCTGCGCACCGGCCTGCGCGAGCGGCTGCTGGCCTCGCCGCTGCTCGACACCCAAGGCTTCGCCCGGGATTTCGAGAACGCCCTGTGGGGCATGTGGCAGAAACGCCAGGACGCAACCCCGGTCGGTCGCCCCGACGCGCTGCCACTGGCCGACGCATCGCCGCTCTATCCGGCCGAACTCAGTGCCCTGTCCAGCCTGTTCGCTGCCGGCCGCTATCGCCCGCTGGAAAACCGGGCGCGGCTGTTGCTGCGGCAGAACCCGACGGCCGGCCCGGTCTGGAAAGCACTCGGTCTGGCGCTCGATGCGCAAGGCCAGGATAGCCTGAGTGCGATGCGCCGGGCGGTGGAGCTACTGCCCGATGACGCGGAAGCGCATAACAACCTCGGCCTGGCCCTCAACAAGATCGGTTGCCTTGATCAGGCCGAGAGCATGTATCGAGCGGCCATCGCCATCTCTTCCGATTACGCGATGGGCCATCTCAATCTTGGGTCCCTGCTCCGTGGCCGGGGGCACTTTGCCGAGGCGGAAACCTGTTTTCGACAAGCCCTGCAAGCCCGGCCGGATTACGCCGAGGCGCACTATGCCCTTGGCTTGGTCCTGCATGAACAAAATCGTCTGGATACAGCTGAAGTCAACCTGCGCCAGGCGATTCGGCTCGACCCCGGGCATGGCGAAGCCTATAGCTGTCTGGCCGTGATACTTCAGGGAAAAGGCCGCCTGGAAGAGGCGGAAGCGGCTTGCCGGAAGGCGCTGGCCATCAATCCGCGACTGGTCGAAGCGCACAATAATCTGGGCCTTGTCTGCATCGTCAGTGGTCGCGTTGCCGAGGCCGTGGCGGCCTTTCAGCATGCCCTGGAACTTGACCCGGGGTTCTCGGACGCGTTCAGCAATCTGCTGTTTGCCTACAACTACAGTCATCTGTACGGTCCGGAGCGGTGCCTGGCAGAAGCGCAGCGTTACGGCGCGCTGGTCGCCGGCAAGGCCCGGCCGTATGTCGCCTGGTCGTGCCCGTCGACGCCGACCCGTTTGCGGGTCGGCCTGGTCTCCGGAGATCTGCGCGACCACCCGGTCGGGCATTTTCTCGAAAGCGTGGTCAAGGCCCTGGATAGCGAGCGTATCGAGTTGATCGCCTACCCGACGCATCACGAAGTCAGCCCTCTGACCCGCCGCATCCAGCCCTGCTTTGCCGCCTGGAAACCGCTGCACGGCCTGAGCGACGAAGCCGCCGCCCGGCTGATCCATGACGACGGACTCCATCTCCTGATCGATCTGGCCGGCCACACGGCACACAACCGGCTGCCGGTCTTCGCCTGGAAGCCGGCGCCGGTCCAGGCCAGTTGGCTCGGCTACTTCGCCACGACCGGCGTTGCCGCCATCGACTATCTGCTGGCCGATGCGGTCGGGGTGCCGGCCGACCAACGTGGCCAATTCACCGAAGAAATCGTCTATCTGCCCGACACCCGGCTGTGCTTCACGCCGCCCGACCGGGCCCCGGCCGTCGCCCCATCGCCCGGTCTGGCCAATGGCTACGTCACCTTCGGCTGTTTCCAGAACCTGACCAAGATCACCGATCCGGTACTCGCCGTCTGGAGCCGCATCCTGTCGGCCCTGCCGACGGCGCGACTGCGCCTGCAGAACCGGCAACTCGGCGATGCCGTGGTACGCGAGCAACTGCAGCAACGGCTGCGCCAGCAAGGCATCGAGCCAAGCCGGGTGGCACTGCTCGAGCCGGTATCGCGGGCCGAATACCTGGCGGCGCACGGCGACGTCGATTGCCTGCTCGACACCTTCCCCTACCCGGGTGGGACGACGACCTGCGAAGCCTTGTGGATGGGGGTGCCGACGCTGACGCTGGCCGGTGACGGGCTATTGGCCCGGCAAGGGGCCAGTCTGCTGACGGCTGCCGGGCTGCCGGGCTGGGTGGCGGCCACGGCCGACGCGTATGTCGCCAAGGCTATCGCCCAGGCCGACGATCTGGCCGGCCTGGCGGCCTTGCGGGCCGAACTGCGGGGGCGGGTCGGCGGCTCGCCGCTGATCGATGCCCCCCGCTTCGCCCGGAATCTCGAGGCCGCCTGCTGGGCTATGTGGCAGAAATACAAGAATACAGAGAGGAACGGCCAGTGA
- a CDS encoding flagellar protein FlaG produces the protein MNVQPLVSSDVSPANTAAQKQVRAAPRAENQSSASVAENKDVGVNSQSTSDASSVKEAVARIADFVAQTSSEISFSIDEKTGLNVVKVIDSSTNDVIRQFPSEEVIAIAQALDKLQGLFLRDKV, from the coding sequence ATGAACGTGCAACCTTTGGTTTCCAGTGACGTATCTCCTGCGAATACCGCGGCACAAAAACAAGTCCGAGCAGCACCACGAGCGGAAAATCAATCAAGTGCTTCCGTCGCAGAAAACAAGGATGTCGGGGTAAACTCTCAAAGCACATCCGACGCCAGCAGCGTTAAGGAAGCAGTAGCCCGTATCGCCGACTTTGTTGCCCAGACTTCAAGTGAAATAAGCTTCAGCATTGATGAGAAGACTGGACTCAATGTCGTCAAAGTAATTGATAGCTCGACCAATGACGTCATCCGGCAATTTCCTTCCGAGGAAGTAATTGCTATTGCCCAGGCGTTGGATAAACTGCAAGGGCTGTTTCTTCGCGACAAAGTTTGA
- a CDS encoding FkbM family methyltransferase — protein sequence MFSLLELLPESTLFNIIDVGASFNPGEPAPYQGFVDAGKARVIGFEPDLAECERLNQTFGSPHRFLPHFVGDGGPATFYETNWVLTGSLFPANTALLEKFQNLAEVVTPVAEHPVETSRLDDLQEIADVDYLKIDVQGAELAVFRGAPRLLAETLVICTEVEFVELYKGQPLFADVDAFLRQSGFQFHRFDGFASRAFKPLIYNNDINAGGGQILWSDAIYVRDWMRLDELSADKLLKYAVLAHDLLHSYDLAHLVLSALDCKAGSELADLYLGRLTNQ from the coding sequence ATGTTTTCTTTGCTTGAACTTCTGCCCGAGTCCACTCTGTTCAACATCATTGATGTTGGCGCTTCGTTCAATCCCGGTGAGCCAGCCCCCTACCAAGGGTTCGTGGATGCCGGGAAGGCCAGAGTCATCGGCTTCGAGCCCGATCTGGCTGAGTGCGAGCGACTGAATCAGACTTTTGGATCGCCGCATCGCTTCCTGCCGCATTTTGTCGGCGACGGTGGCCCGGCGACGTTTTACGAAACCAACTGGGTGCTTACGGGGTCCTTGTTTCCCGCCAACACCGCCTTGCTCGAGAAGTTCCAGAATCTGGCGGAAGTGGTTACGCCGGTGGCCGAGCATCCGGTTGAGACCTCTCGTCTGGATGATCTGCAAGAAATCGCCGATGTCGATTATTTGAAGATCGATGTGCAGGGCGCCGAACTTGCCGTTTTTCGCGGCGCGCCGCGCTTGCTGGCTGAAACACTGGTTATCTGCACGGAAGTCGAGTTTGTCGAGTTGTACAAGGGGCAGCCCTTGTTTGCCGATGTCGACGCATTTCTTCGTCAGTCCGGTTTCCAGTTCCATCGCTTCGACGGATTTGCCTCGCGCGCTTTCAAGCCGCTCATCTATAACAACGATATCAATGCCGGCGGTGGGCAGATCTTGTGGTCGGACGCCATTTATGTCCGGGACTGGATGCGCCTCGATGAACTGAGCGCCGACAAGCTCCTCAAATATGCCGTTCTGGCGCATGACTTGCTGCATTCCTACGATCTGGCACATCTGGTGCTGTCGGCGCTCGATTGCAAAGCGGGTTCGGAACTGGCGGATTTATATCTTGGCCGCCTGACCAATCAATGA
- the fliD gene encoding flagellar filament capping protein FliD, producing MATTTSLGIGTGVDLNSMLTKLMAAERQPIDALNTKVAGTTTKLTTFGVLKSALSTLQTAVETLSNPSKLAALAATSSDATKVTASTSVSASAGSYAINVTDLAAAQKSFSGAFATGTTFGQGSLEFSINGTTQSIALNDQASYSLQDIRSKINAANIGVTASVISGSDGDRLVFAGTTTGAAGAFSLAVTTGSTTAPATSLSGLAGFDETTSGLARSTAKDASLTIDGVTVTSASNTITDAINGVTLKLQSTGSSTISIKGDTAAINEAVSAFVGAYNALNTVIKQNNTYDATTKTAKPLNGESSVRSVQSALHSSRTTVPAELAGAAYQTLSSLGISFKQDGTLSVDSTKLSNAISNSSGEVQKTLTAYGSAMKTTISGLLDAQGVIAGRMNGLSSSVKNDKDNIAALEIRVAAVQKRYTAQFTALDKLMSQMNTTSSYLTQQLSKTSS from the coding sequence ATGGCAACAACAACCAGCTTGGGGATTGGCACTGGCGTCGACTTGAATTCGATGCTCACCAAACTCATGGCTGCCGAAAGACAGCCGATTGATGCCCTGAACACGAAAGTCGCCGGCACCACGACCAAGTTAACAACATTTGGCGTGCTTAAATCCGCGTTGTCGACACTACAGACGGCCGTGGAAACGCTAAGCAATCCCAGCAAACTGGCAGCCTTGGCCGCCACCTCAAGCGATGCCACGAAAGTGACCGCCTCGACCTCGGTCAGTGCGTCCGCGGGCAGCTACGCAATCAACGTTACTGACCTTGCCGCGGCGCAAAAAAGTTTCTCCGGCGCATTCGCGACCGGCACGACCTTTGGCCAAGGGTCACTTGAATTCAGCATAAACGGAACAACTCAGTCGATTGCGCTCAACGACCAGGCGAGTTATTCGCTGCAGGATATCCGGTCAAAAATCAATGCCGCCAACATCGGCGTCACAGCCTCTGTCATCTCCGGCAGCGACGGCGACCGGCTTGTTTTTGCCGGAACCACCACCGGTGCGGCAGGCGCCTTCTCTCTCGCCGTAACGACAGGGAGCACAACGGCACCGGCCACCAGCCTTTCTGGCCTTGCCGGATTCGACGAGACCACCTCCGGCTTGGCCAGGAGTACGGCAAAGGATGCGAGCCTGACCATTGACGGCGTAACGGTGACATCTGCCAGCAACACCATCACCGACGCCATCAACGGGGTAACCCTCAAGCTGCAGAGCACCGGATCGTCAACCATCTCGATCAAGGGCGACACTGCAGCGATAAATGAGGCAGTAAGCGCTTTTGTCGGTGCATACAACGCCCTGAACACGGTCATCAAGCAAAACAACACTTATGATGCGACCACGAAGACAGCCAAACCGCTGAACGGCGAGTCGTCGGTACGAAGCGTCCAGAGTGCGCTGCACAGTAGCCGGACAACGGTCCCCGCCGAGTTGGCCGGTGCCGCTTATCAGACACTCTCGTCACTGGGCATATCGTTCAAGCAGGACGGCACCTTATCGGTTGATTCGACAAAGCTCTCAAACGCGATTTCCAATTCGTCGGGCGAAGTGCAAAAGACCCTGACCGCCTATGGCTCGGCCATGAAAACCACGATTAGCGGCTTGCTTGATGCGCAAGGCGTAATCGCGGGACGAATGAACGGTTTGAGTTCGTCCGTGAAAAACGACAAGGACAATATAGCGGCGCTCGAAATCCGGGTCGCTGCCGTCCAAAAACGCTACACCGCTCAGTTTACCGCCCTCGATAAGCTGATGAGCCAAATGAACACGACGAGCAGTTACCTTACACAACAGTTGAGCAAAACCAGTTCATAA